The sequence CTGGTGAGCCTGCCCGGGGCGTTCCTCGGCGGCGTCGTGGTGGGTCTCCTCGAGGTCCAGGTCGGAGCGCTCACCATCACCAGCGGCTTGCCGGGCATCCCCACGTTGGCGGTGTTCGCCCTCATCGTGGGCATCCTGCTCTTCCGGCCGCAGGGCCTCCTCGGGGCGTCGACGTGACCGCCCTCCCGCGCTGGGCGCGCATCACCGCCGTGCTTGTGGCCGCCGCCGTCCTCCCTCCGCTGCTGGGACGTCTCGACCCCGGCACCTTCGACGGGTTGCAGGCCCGAGTGCTCGGCCTCGGGATCTGCATGGCCGCCGCCGCCCTCGCCCTCAACCTGGTGATGGGCTACGCCGGTCAGATCTCCCTCGGGCACTTCGCCCTGGTGGGGGTGGGCGCGTTCACCGCAGGCGTGCTCACCAGCCCCGACCGCCTCGGCCTGCCGTTCGCCGTCGCGCTGCCGGCCGCCGTGGTCATGGGCGCCGCCATCGCGTTCGTCGTGGGCCTGCCCGCCCTGCGGCTTCGCGGCCTCTACCTCGCCGTGGTCACCATCGCGTTCTCCT comes from Acidimicrobiales bacterium and encodes:
- a CDS encoding branched-chain amino acid ABC transporter permease, yielding MTALPRWARITAVLVAAAVLPPLLGRLDPGTFDGLQARVLGLGICMAAAALALNLVMGYAGQISLGHFALVGVGAFTAGVLTSPDRLGLPFAVALPAAVVMGAAIAFVVGLPALRLRGLYLAVVTIAFSYAMEQSIFRAQAITGGSSGVEVPRPIVGAFTFLRNADYLALLLVLIVLLWVVDVNVTRSKLGRAFQAIRADESVAASFGIDVARHKLLAFTISGAFAGVAG